GTTTTGgttcatttgtatttaaacagtcctctttatcatgctgttcacattttgacatcatgagaccaagatgacttttttgtggtatacccaccactgttagcttttgtttcaataaattgtttgagatgaagtaATTACCATTACCAAGTCGAATATCTCCTGGcattttgtgagtagtgtaaaatgtatttatacttaATGACGACCACTGACTGCTTCTTCACAGTTAACGTTTGTCAAAGGAGCATTAGAATGGTCAAATCCATTGCTGAGTcaccttttcattttcagattaaGTTTAAGTACCGTTGTTGAGAAAATTTCTTTTAATCTGACTTTCCCTAGTTTGCTCATTGCTGTGTCAATGAAGCAGTGTCAATAACCAATTGGCCGGATTTTCCTTGACCTAATAATATTTAGATATTCACAGGGTCTCAAAGGAGCTGGAAGGtaattgtttttcaatattAGATTTAAGACTGTTCTTCATTAGATTATACTTTAGTTgaaggttgttgtttttgtttttagttggaCAGGAGATGAAATCAAGAATATTGGTAAGTCCTAAATGGGCTAATTTAATGGGtgcttttgtttgatttagCTGACTTTGAACACAGCCTCTGTATTGATTTTACTGGATAGGTGATTAAAGCAGCTGAAGATTGTGCCCTCCAGTATATGAACTTCATGAATGTGATTTTTGCTGCCCAGAAACAGGTAAAATCATAGAACTTATGTCTGCTTTACCACTTGGgtagtttttactttactttaaaaataactttctgTATCTTAAAACAGAACATCCTGATAGATGCTTGTGTCTTGGACTCAGACTCTGGTCTCCTTCAGCAGGTACAATTTTACAGTTTGCTTATAGAATATCAAACTACTTATAAGTGGAATTACATAGCATGTTCAGTACATCAATAAAATCACCCACTTTGTCTATACTATGGGATGGTGAAGTCCTTACCCATATATgacaacatattttcatttaactgtttttttttaggcttgTGATATAACTGGAGGATTATACCTCAAGATACCGCAAAAGCTTGCCCTGGCACAATACCTTTTGGTTAGACCGCAGATTAAGTTTTCACAATTCTGAAAATTATCATGTTCCTCTtttctgtgaaaatgttttgacaaTTATGTTCTCCGAACAGTGGGTCTTCCTGCCAGATTCAGACCAGCGATCACAGCTGGTGCTGCCACCTCCTGCACATGTTGACTACAGAGCAGCGTGTTTCTGCCATCGTAACCTCATTGAGATTGGTTATGTGTGCTCAGTTTGTCTGTCAAGTAAGTGTGATTCCATTTTTGAGGGAAAAGCTGAGAATCTTTGTGGATGGCAAATgctaaatgtatgtatgtagtagtaaaattaaatcatgttttgttttctttaagtatTCTGCAACTTCAGCCCCATCTGTACTACTTGCGAGTAAGGATTTTCTTcttataaattattttgaaaaataatttatccaAACCCCAATTCCTCTGAACAGTGTTTGTATACATGTGAAACTATACAAAGTGATTTTGTATGCATGAGGGTGATCTAAACTCCTGCTTTTAGGACTGCCTTCAAAATCCAACTGCCACAGATGGTCAAGCCCAAAAAGAAGAAAGTCAAGCAAGCTATGTGATTCATTAACATCCTAGAAATGTCTAGAACGAGGTGGTATGGGCATCTGCACACGTTGACTTGACTGATGTTCACCTGCCCTTAAGGTTGAGTTCATCCCAAACTGATACATGTATGTGTTCTGGGAAAAAATAAGAGGTCAGTATATATGCAAACGTCTGTCTCcgcaattatttaattaatggtTTAATTAATGTGAAAGAAACAACTGGCACAAAACAGTGACTTCATGATGTTGGGTTTCACTGATACTGCTACTCCtttgtgatatttttgttttgtaatttataaaaaaaatcatagtttttactgctttttgcCTTTCTTATAGTGTggacaaaaatgtatgtaagGATGTATTGAACTCCAAGatcataaaataactaaaacttAACTTTAACTGCATTTCCAGAGTTGTAAATAAGTCTTTATTGATAGAAATTTTCTAGTTTCTAGTCAGTGCTTTTCATCACATCAGATGActgcaaaatattttaactCCTGAttccatttttttgtcattcccAGGATAGAAATCCCACTAATCTCTAGTCCTACTAGAACAGAAAATGAAGTAATCAACATTTGCTGAGTACATTCAAACTCTTCAGAAACTCTTAATGTCAACagtcaaatgtttgtgtgtaggaTTAGTGGATAGTGGTAACTTTTGATGAGTTATCCACTCAGTAAATACACAACATCTGCAACAACTGCTTTGAAATTTCATATATCACATTGTGAAACTAAgatattgaagaaaaaaaacaagacatttctaCAGGATATACAAAGTCCATTTGAAACCACCCAGGTGTAATGTAAGCAGATGActtgaaaacagaatgcaaaattCTGCATGAGATGATCACCGATGGATTGGAACAATGTTGCATCtagaaaacagagcagagacatGCTAGTGATGcatttaaaccattttaaagCTAATACCAACTGCTATTTATAGCATGGATAATGCAAACTGAAGATGTTTTAGAGTAATTTAGCACTTGGTCGTCACAGCTTTCTTTGCTGTAAGCTAACCTTACTGACAACTGATAAAACTGCAAATCTAAACACTGATTACTCACCCCAGCAGACCTCTACCTGACCATTGCTGCGGAGTCAAGCTCATCTGAGTTTTCTGGCCTTCTCGGAGGACTGTGACACGTAATGGTTTCTGTCAGAGGACGACGCAGTTTACAGTTTATAAGTTTTTTCAgcaaaatgtaatgtattttttctcaaagaaacaacagaaaccataacttaaacaaaatacaaaaaggtatctacatttattaaatgtatcaagatcaatttaaacaatttaagcTGCAATCTTTAggatttcaaaaaatatttgagGATGATTAATTCTGTAGCTTACCCCTTCACTATGTTGTACTACAGCAGCAATGTTTTGGAGGTTCTGaaagttttctgtgtttacagaaCCAAACTCAATGAGTTCATCACCAACTCTGAGGCCCTGAGAATCAAAACCACACACTATAATCATGGAGCAAATTTTGTTACTGTCTTAGTCTCAGCTGCAAAGAATTACtgtgatgttttatttgaaCTAATTAGCAGATACAAAAAAGGTCACGTGACTCACAGCTCCAGAGGCAGGTGAGCCATGTGTAACAGCATCCACCCGTGCAAAAGGAGAAGGCAGCGAGACCTGCTTTTCCATCGCCCCCTGTTGCATTTCTGCATCATGATGTTCTCGCTTGGCTTTCTCTCGAGCATGCAGCTTGTGCAGTGCTTCTTCTATCTCAGTCATGATGGACTTGTGATCATTTTGCAGGCCTGAAACACATGATCAAAACATTTACACTAAGTTTCTTAGAGCTGCAACCAAAAATGAATTGATAACTATTCTAATAGTTAAATTATTCCAATATGACAAACTTTTTTGGGctaatttttgttaaatgtgtaaatttcCTCCTCAAGTTTTCATTACTGTAAATTCAGTATCTCCAGATTTTGTATGATTGGTTGGTCACAACAAGATATTTAACTGGACTCTTAAATTCGTCATTTTCAGTCCATATCTGCTAcaacaagtaaaagtacaaaagtacatttactcaagtaatgTATTTAAGTATAATTCTAAGAGGTATGTCTACTTTGCTTAATTACTTCTACTCTACTATGTTCGAGGTAGATTTTGTAGTTCACTAAATGTATATAACTGGTTACCAGTTTCTTATTACATGgcattttatgttatgttagacttaatgcatcaataatgtAATCCAATGACACACTTTTTTCCTGAAAATGAGTCATTCataagtgcttttattttagttaaatgCATGACTTTTACTGCTCACTGAACTTTATCAATGCACTTTTgccatatttaaacaaatatcagCCAGCTTTACTTTTCCACcactggcaaaaacaaaacatcacacaaTGATAATCTACACGGTGTAATTATAAAAGAATTGCGACTTAAATAGTCTATAATGTTAACAGATTAGCTGCTGAGTTAGTTCTCAATCTTGGTCCTCCAGGTCTCCTGCTCTGCTAGTGTTCCAACTACCACTGCACCCACCCACTGCTggtcacctggatcaggtgtgttcagacCATAAGAAGATTGAAGCACAGGTTCACGTTGCCATCCCCACTAAGCCCTCATATGAGATGGTTTCTTTCAATTcttgattgactgaacacatcaGAGGAGGAGTTCTTGAGGACCAGGGTTGagaaacactgagtaactgGATGTTGTTGATCCATATGCTCTCAGATGGAGTTCTTCAAATGTCAAGTGCTGCCACAGAAAACCgaagaaacaacaaacacgCTACTGCTCACATGAAATATTGTGTCGTGCTGTCCTGATCTGGTATAAATTAACATCTGCTCGGGGGAAGCCCTCTGCGTCAACCAAAGGGCCTTCAACTCCGACACCTTgctacaaaatacaataaaataaagacgTGTTAAACTTTACCGTCTACAGTCCAAATTACTGTAGCTTTGTGTTAGCTTTCGTGTGTCTCACTGATTGACAGCGACTTACATCTTCTAGGACGTCGTAATACGCCTTAATCTGTTCTTCAATctcatctttctttttaattaggATTTTGACATCATCCATAGTTATTTCCGAGTTTGCAGCGATGTTTTCTTCTGTCATCCTCATAGCTGCGAACTTCAGCGTCGAATTCGTGAACCAGCAGATTCGCGACTCTTCTTCTCCTTAATGCGCTCGTGCAGGTTTGTGTGCGTCAAAGCGCACTCTGCCCCCAGGAGGTCGCCGAAAGAATCGGTTCTGCTCGTTCACTCATCAAATCATTCACAGCATCTTTTCAGCAATATGGTCAAAGAATAACAACGCTATTAGAGTTGAAAGACAAACCTGACAGCTTATTTGCCTTCACATTTACTAGTGATGGCTCAAACATTGCTGGAGCCTCGGTGCGGGTATCAAACACAAAGAGCGAACCCGTGTCGATGTGTGTATCGATACAGCTGCTGTGCAGTAAGGAAGGTGAGCGTCAAATGATGTTTATGCTGAAAGGAGGAGACTTTATTTGGTGCTGTTTGTATTGTTCGTCATTATCCACTGATATTTATGAAACCATCgagaaaaaggacattttctcCGATCTAGTATTATTGTGATCATTCTTATAACACCGAATAAGGTAAAcgttttccttttctgttctCCTTCACTATTGCTCGGGTTTTGAGctaattatgtttaaaatttcCTTTCTGAAGGactcttcattaaaaaaaattccccACATGAATTaactttcaattttattttgcaggtaAAACGTCTTATATAAATAGAAGCACTTCATAAATGCACCTCTACAAAGTTGCTTTAAACGTCCTCCCGCTTCATCTGTACATTGTTTACGCGTTTTTCCCAGAGCAGGAGAACTGGTCTCAAACTGAAAAAATCGCCTTGGCCCCAACATGCTACAAAAACGTCTTGAAGACCCTCAGGTTGAGGGTTATATTGTATAACTATTAGTAGACTAAAAAGATGTTCTCTAGAAATTAATATACAAGCAACCTATTTGATTTGTCTGTTTAGTCAGTCAAGGCTTAATTAAGCCTGGTTAGACTTTCCTAAAATAAAATCCCCATCTTCattgaaaaatacaattttaataattgtcATTATCCATATTGTTTATTCCTAAATAACATAATATAAATCTATTTGATACAAGTGCTTTTCACTGTTCTTGATTTCTATTTGATTTAGGAAAAAAGTGAATTCCAAAAAGTATTtgctaaaaagtacaaaaataaaacaaaaaacatagaaaattaaatgtatacaaGTCAACTTTAATAATATAGCAGATTCAATCATTAATCATAACATAATCCCCCTTAATTTCTTCAGAAACCTTTCAACATTTGTAAACAACACACACCTTCTGCATGTTAACACAGATAGTAAATCTACTTTGCACCAGTTATTTCTTATTGTACAGACCGTGAAGTTAATATATATTCAGAACTGTTACACAGCCTGGAAAAAGATGG
This window of the Channa argus isolate prfri chromosome 11, Channa argus male v1.0, whole genome shotgun sequence genome carries:
- the gtf2h3 gene encoding general transcription factor IIH subunit 3 isoform X1, yielding MASENEIILLVIVVDVNPIWWGQQAQREPEFTLSKCLDAVMVMGNSHMAMARTNKLAVIASHCQDSHFLFPIKTWNAGDNGDDAPSSGDGKYELLSAANNLIAEEIKTVMSKTEVRGNSTDTLLAGSLAKALCYIHRVSKELEVGQEMKSRILVIKAAEDCALQYMNFMNVIFAAQKQNILIDACVLDSDSGLLQQACDITGGLYLKIPQKLALAQYLLWVFLPDSDQRSQLVLPPPAHVDYRAACFCHRNLIEIGYVCSVCLSIFCNFSPICTTCETAFKIQLPQMVKPKKKKVKQAM
- the gtf2h3 gene encoding general transcription factor IIH subunit 3 isoform X2, coding for MVMGNSHMAMARTNKLAVIASHCQDSHFLFPIKTWNAGDNGDDAPSSGDGKYELLSAANNLIAEEIKTVMSKTEVRGNSTDTLLAGSLAKALCYIHRVSKELEVGQEMKSRILVIKAAEDCALQYMNFMNVIFAAQKQNILIDACVLDSDSGLLQQACDITGGLYLKIPQKLALAQYLLWVFLPDSDQRSQLVLPPPAHVDYRAACFCHRNLIEIGYVCSVCLSIFCNFSPICTTCETAFKIQLPQMVKPKKKKVKQAM
- the psmd9 gene encoding 26S proteasome non-ATPase regulatory subunit 9 isoform X2, which encodes MRMTEENIAANSEITMDDVKILIKKKDEIEEQIKAYYDVLEDQGVGVEGPLVDAEGFPRADVNLYQIRTARHNISCLQNDHKSIMTEIEEALHKLHAREKAKREHHDAEMQQGAMEKQVSLPSPFARVDAVTHGSPASGAKPLRVTVLREGQKTQMSLTPQQWSGRGLLGCNIVPIHR
- the psmd9 gene encoding 26S proteasome non-ATPase regulatory subunit 9 isoform X1, with amino-acid sequence MRMTEENIAANSEITMDDVKILIKKKDEIEEQIKAYYDVLEDQGVGVEGPLVDAEGFPRADVNLYQIRTARHNISCLQNDHKSIMTEIEEALHKLHAREKAKREHHDAEMQQGAMEKQVSLPSPFARVDAVTHGSPASGAGLRVGDELIEFGSVNTENFQNLQNIAAVVQHSEGKPLRVTVLREGQKTQMSLTPQQWSGRGLLGCNIVPIHR